The following proteins are co-located in the Fimbriiglobus ruber genome:
- the rlmN gene encoding 23S rRNA (adenine(2503)-C(2))-methyltransferase RlmN, which yields MSVTLPIAAADTIPSPGLVKPALLEHPLDGLRAWFAERGQPPMRVRQVLGWVVERRATSFDEMSDLPKDLRSQLAEAFTVFGTSVARHLAARDGTHKLLISTRDNHNIECVLIQDGGRHTACVSTQVGCGMGCVFCASGLNGVARNLTPGEIVEQLVLLRNLTAPDRRLTHVVVMGMGEPLANLENLLDALAVAGDKNGLGIGARHVTISTVGLPPKIRRLADLGKQYHLAISLHAPNNTLRTEIVPTNNKTGIPEILAAADYFFEKTGRQVTFEYVVLGGLNDKPIHARQLQGLLCGRKAHVNLIPWNDVEGLPYKRPRDTDLKSFIEELRRNGVSVTVRHRKGSEIDAACGQLRREAEKNSQDPQPEPVSPS from the coding sequence ATGTCCGTCACTCTGCCGATTGCTGCCGCCGACACGATTCCTTCACCGGGTCTCGTGAAACCCGCGCTGCTCGAACATCCTCTGGACGGCCTGCGCGCCTGGTTCGCCGAGCGCGGGCAACCGCCGATGCGCGTCCGCCAGGTGTTGGGCTGGGTGGTCGAACGGCGGGCCACGTCGTTCGACGAAATGTCCGATTTGCCCAAGGATTTGCGGTCTCAACTGGCCGAAGCGTTCACCGTCTTCGGGACGTCCGTCGCGCGTCATCTGGCCGCCCGCGACGGGACGCATAAATTGCTGATCAGCACCCGCGACAACCACAACATTGAATGTGTCCTGATTCAGGACGGCGGCCGTCACACCGCCTGTGTGAGTACGCAGGTCGGGTGCGGGATGGGCTGCGTCTTCTGTGCGAGCGGTCTGAACGGCGTCGCCCGCAACCTGACTCCCGGTGAGATCGTCGAGCAGCTCGTTCTGCTCCGAAATCTCACCGCCCCGGACCGTCGGCTCACGCACGTCGTCGTCATGGGCATGGGCGAACCGCTCGCGAATTTGGAGAACCTACTCGACGCGCTCGCCGTCGCGGGCGACAAAAACGGCCTGGGAATCGGTGCCCGGCACGTCACGATCTCGACCGTCGGCCTCCCCCCCAAGATTCGTCGCCTGGCGGACCTCGGCAAGCAGTACCACCTCGCCATCTCTCTTCACGCGCCGAACAACACCCTTCGCACCGAAATCGTCCCGACGAATAACAAGACCGGTATCCCGGAGATCCTCGCGGCGGCCGACTACTTCTTTGAAAAGACGGGGCGTCAGGTGACGTTTGAATACGTGGTTCTGGGCGGGTTAAACGACAAACCCATTCACGCTCGGCAACTTCAAGGTCTCCTGTGCGGCCGCAAGGCTCACGTGAACCTGATCCCGTGGAACGACGTCGAGGGGCTGCCGTACAAACGGCCCCGCGACACCGACCTGAAGTCGTTCATCGAGGAACTGCGGCGGAACGGGGTCAGTGTTACGGTCCGACACCGTAAGGGTTCGGAAATCGACGCCGCCTGTGGCCAGCTGCGTCGCGAAGCCGAAAAGAATTCGCAGGATCCGCAACCGGAACCCGTGTCGCCGTCCTGA
- a CDS encoding IS4 family transposase, producing the protein MNTTWVPHELATADLGDERLNARFEMLLTALGNRPHLSIPAACRGRAEIKAAYRFFAHPDVTFDAVLRPHIAASIDRVRAQTVALLVQDTTEIEQVRPAQVVVGAGPLDHARSGFLVHEMQAYTPEGTPLGTVWAEILNRTEEVPDAPQDKAKSKAYERKHTPLEDKESARWVAGLQAARAVAQDAPGVRCVCVADSESDVYECVLEPRGDRPLDWIIRAAQNRALEARPGVLVWDHLLAQPVQYTAALTIRGRNAKIGIEDRSRRQDRTARAATVEVRAATVTLRPPWRHDRVLDPVTVNVVLVREVNPPGGQPPVEWLLVTTLPIDTLDDVRTVVGYYCVRWQIEIFFRTLKSGCRIERRRFEHVDRVLPCVGLYLIVAWRTLFVCRMGREHPDQDCEAVFEPSEWKAVWVAVHREAPPDTPPRLGVMVELLATLGGDIPRKTTEPGPQAVWIGLQRMYDLAWAWDTFGPGSALHDPKPMPSPE; encoded by the coding sequence ATGAATACGACGTGGGTGCCGCACGAACTGGCGACGGCCGATCTCGGCGACGAGCGGTTGAACGCCCGGTTCGAAATGTTACTCACGGCCCTCGGGAATCGGCCCCACCTGAGCATCCCGGCCGCCTGCCGGGGGCGGGCCGAGATCAAGGCCGCGTACCGATTCTTCGCCCACCCGGACGTCACCTTCGACGCCGTCCTCCGACCCCACATCGCGGCGTCGATCGACCGCGTGCGAGCCCAGACCGTGGCCCTGCTCGTCCAGGATACGACCGAGATCGAACAGGTCCGGCCGGCCCAGGTGGTGGTCGGAGCCGGCCCGTTGGACCACGCCCGCTCCGGGTTCCTGGTCCACGAAATGCAGGCCTACACCCCCGAAGGAACCCCGCTCGGGACGGTGTGGGCGGAGATTCTCAATCGCACCGAGGAGGTGCCGGACGCCCCCCAGGACAAGGCCAAGAGCAAGGCGTACGAGCGGAAGCACACCCCCCTGGAGGACAAGGAGAGCGCCCGATGGGTGGCCGGCCTCCAGGCCGCCCGGGCGGTCGCCCAGGATGCCCCCGGGGTCCGGTGCGTGTGCGTGGCCGACAGCGAGAGCGATGTCTACGAGTGCGTCCTCGAACCCCGGGGGGATCGCCCGCTCGACTGGATCATTCGGGCCGCCCAGAACCGGGCTCTGGAAGCCCGGCCGGGCGTCCTCGTGTGGGACCACCTGTTGGCCCAGCCGGTCCAGTACACGGCCGCCCTGACGATCCGCGGGCGGAACGCCAAGATCGGGATCGAGGATCGGAGCCGTCGGCAGGATCGGACGGCCCGGGCGGCGACCGTCGAGGTCCGGGCGGCGACCGTCACCCTGCGACCGCCGTGGCGTCACGACCGGGTGCTCGACCCGGTGACGGTGAACGTCGTCCTGGTCCGGGAGGTGAACCCCCCGGGCGGGCAACCGCCGGTCGAGTGGCTCCTGGTGACGACCCTGCCGATCGACACGCTCGACGACGTGCGGACGGTCGTCGGGTATTACTGCGTCCGGTGGCAGATCGAGATCTTCTTCCGGACGTTGAAGTCGGGGTGCCGGATCGAGCGGCGGCGGTTCGAGCACGTGGACCGGGTGTTGCCGTGCGTGGGTCTGTACCTGATCGTGGCGTGGCGAACGTTGTTCGTGTGCCGGATGGGTCGCGAGCACCCGGACCAGGATTGCGAGGCAGTGTTCGAGCCGTCGGAGTGGAAGGCGGTGTGGGTGGCGGTTCATCGGGAGGCGCCGCCGGACACGCCCCCGCGGTTGGGGGTCATGGTCGAACTCCTTGCGACCCTGGGCGGAGACATCCCCCGCAAGACGACCGAACCGGGTCCGCAAGCCGTGTGGATCGGGCTCCAGCGGATGTACGACCTCGCGTGGGCGTGGGACACCTTCGGTCCCGGGTCCGCCCTCCACGACCCCAAGCCCATGCCCAGCCCAGAATAA
- a CDS encoding RNA polymerase sigma factor, which produces MTGQTSAIMALRDPDIRLMLMVRADDQAAFAELVGRYQNRLVAVMNHLVGHPDEAEDLAQEVFLRVYRNRHKYTPTAKFATWLFTIANNLALNALRDRKRKPVVPLDTPDPNASGPWQANHLAAHRDHPPTHQLQQQELADVIRQALDQLNDRQRMAVVLNKFEDMNYADIADVMGLTTKAVKSLLSRARARLREALQPYIYMDGVPPPPPKFDADDADEA; this is translated from the coding sequence ATGACCGGCCAAACCAGCGCGATCATGGCCCTCCGCGACCCGGACATCCGGCTCATGCTGATGGTCCGCGCGGACGACCAGGCCGCGTTCGCCGAACTCGTCGGGCGGTATCAGAACCGGCTCGTAGCCGTCATGAATCACCTCGTCGGGCACCCGGACGAGGCCGAAGATCTCGCCCAGGAAGTGTTTCTCAGGGTCTACCGGAACCGGCACAAGTACACGCCGACGGCGAAGTTCGCGACATGGCTGTTCACCATTGCGAACAACCTGGCCCTGAACGCCTTGCGCGACCGCAAGCGCAAGCCCGTGGTCCCGCTCGACACTCCGGACCCGAACGCCAGCGGTCCCTGGCAAGCGAACCACCTCGCCGCCCACCGCGACCACCCGCCGACACACCAGTTGCAGCAGCAAGAGTTGGCCGACGTGATCCGCCAGGCGCTCGACCAGCTCAACGACCGGCAGCGGATGGCGGTCGTGCTGAACAAGTTCGAGGACATGAACTACGCGGACATCGCGGACGTGATGGGGCTGACGACCAAGGCGGTCAAGTCGCTGCTCAGCCGAGCCCGGGCCCGGCTCCGGGAAGCCCTGCAGCCCTACATTTACATGGACGGCGTGCCGCCCCCTCCCCCGAAATTCGATGCGGACGACGCTGACGAGGCGTGA
- a CDS encoding sensor histidine kinase, whose amino-acid sequence MTRRLFGPAGACCAFLFVVALVAGGLGWVTIASLDVETDRRAATARADRSSQERLALWRLDGRMLPAVGLENNRPFAHYTALHAAVAAALDADPEALPAGPLRLPSPLLSADLNDWMVLHFQIDPDTGWESPQVLPGELAERLSAAPNNLVLSNVTPQRAQLLSQLRVRFPTASVIQALSDRERATPDDNPFVVPVPLADETAYPKPGIVDPNEPPPGEWRGPAINPDPLAQRTDILFCRERGSRSDAGCARDDGYGPDVKNGLAGAQPTAKPNANSNSNPAKDQALQSQALPPIVWVPNPNSAPYPNNPNGLNQGYSGQFANPATGAATSNTLPNQQSFNGNRTIPYMSNSKNLDGSPEFAARQRATAESLGVRGGLEGSAQKGAQPGPYQQTNDRIASDNNNTARNQGRSVGPPAPIPPVTSTGSNNEGREKSLKTADNKNDNAQPEMQEAKKAAPSEPTQKRETDQEAYRKLTEQQRLAKANDVPAIRQGVEAGKKPPPPQGNTLQNFHLALARDRAAAEAAGSAAPAERKGGPVARPTAVHVGPLRPLWLTAADGTEELVLVRAARLEHKTVYQGVLLDWARVRQVLKEQVVDLFPAAELVPVRAADDPSPERAMTALPVQLDPGPVPELAPAGWTPLRIGLVLAWAAALLALAAVWFGGQALLGFSEDRIRFVSAVTHELRTPLTSLRLYLDLLTSGLISDPEQQKEYLTTLTAESDRLNRLIENVLDFARLEKRSSARATLQATNVANLLDEIRRTWADRCAADGKELVVISTLPADQAAHTDIRVAAQIIGNLIDNARKYSRDAADARIWVWAKPGRRKRLVIEVEDRGPGVPAREQRSVFRPFRRGKTTDTVAGGAGLGLALAVHWADLLGGKLSYRPADGGVGACFRLELPAKM is encoded by the coding sequence GTGACCCGTCGGCTGTTCGGCCCCGCCGGGGCGTGTTGCGCATTCCTGTTCGTCGTCGCGCTCGTCGCCGGCGGGCTCGGGTGGGTGACTATCGCCTCGCTCGACGTCGAGACCGACCGGCGGGCGGCCACCGCCCGCGCGGATCGCTCGTCTCAAGAGCGACTGGCCCTCTGGCGGCTCGACGGCCGGATGCTCCCCGCAGTCGGGCTGGAAAATAACCGCCCGTTCGCCCACTACACCGCCCTGCATGCGGCCGTCGCCGCCGCGCTCGACGCCGACCCGGAGGCTCTGCCGGCCGGCCCGCTCCGGCTCCCGTCGCCGCTCCTGTCGGCCGACCTGAACGACTGGATGGTCCTCCATTTCCAGATCGACCCGGACACCGGGTGGGAGTCGCCCCAGGTTCTGCCGGGCGAACTGGCCGAGCGATTGAGCGCCGCTCCGAACAATCTCGTCCTGTCGAACGTGACACCGCAACGGGCCCAGCTTCTATCCCAACTCCGGGTCAGGTTTCCCACCGCGAGCGTTATCCAAGCCCTGTCGGACCGCGAGCGGGCGACCCCGGACGACAACCCGTTCGTCGTTCCGGTCCCGCTCGCGGACGAAACCGCTTACCCGAAGCCGGGAATTGTCGACCCGAACGAGCCCCCGCCGGGCGAGTGGCGCGGCCCCGCGATCAATCCCGATCCTCTCGCCCAACGCACGGACATCCTCTTCTGTCGTGAGCGCGGCAGCCGCTCTGACGCCGGCTGCGCCCGCGACGACGGGTACGGTCCGGACGTGAAAAACGGGTTGGCGGGCGCCCAGCCGACGGCCAAGCCGAACGCTAATAGCAACTCGAACCCGGCCAAAGATCAGGCTCTGCAATCGCAGGCTCTTCCGCCAATCGTTTGGGTTCCGAACCCCAACAGCGCTCCATACCCGAATAACCCGAACGGACTGAATCAGGGATATAGCGGGCAATTCGCAAACCCGGCGACTGGCGCAGCGACATCAAACACACTGCCAAATCAGCAGTCGTTCAACGGCAACCGAACGATCCCTTACATGTCGAACAGCAAGAACCTGGACGGGTCTCCAGAATTCGCGGCCCGGCAGCGGGCCACAGCCGAGAGTTTGGGTGTGCGCGGCGGGTTAGAAGGCTCCGCACAAAAAGGCGCGCAACCGGGGCCGTACCAGCAGACGAACGACAGAATAGCAAGCGACAACAACAACACGGCCCGCAACCAGGGCCGCTCGGTTGGTCCTCCGGCGCCGATTCCCCCAGTCACTTCCACTGGCTCGAACAACGAGGGGCGAGAGAAGAGCCTCAAAACCGCGGACAATAAGAACGACAACGCCCAACCGGAAATGCAAGAGGCGAAGAAGGCTGCCCCGTCAGAGCCCACACAAAAAAGAGAAACGGACCAGGAAGCCTACCGCAAGTTGACCGAGCAACAGCGACTGGCCAAAGCCAACGACGTTCCGGCAATCCGGCAGGGCGTGGAAGCCGGAAAGAAACCGCCACCGCCGCAAGGCAACACCCTCCAGAACTTCCACCTCGCGCTGGCCCGCGACCGGGCGGCCGCGGAAGCCGCGGGGTCGGCTGCCCCGGCCGAGCGAAAGGGTGGTCCGGTCGCGCGGCCGACGGCCGTCCACGTCGGCCCGCTCCGCCCGCTCTGGCTCACAGCCGCCGACGGGACCGAAGAACTCGTTCTGGTCCGCGCCGCCCGGCTCGAACACAAGACGGTTTACCAGGGCGTGTTGCTCGACTGGGCACGGGTGCGGCAGGTGTTGAAGGAACAGGTCGTTGACCTGTTCCCGGCCGCGGAACTCGTCCCGGTCCGGGCGGCCGACGACCCGAGCCCCGAGCGGGCGATGACCGCGCTGCCGGTGCAACTCGACCCCGGACCGGTTCCGGAACTTGCGCCGGCTGGGTGGACACCCTTGCGCATCGGGCTGGTTCTCGCGTGGGCGGCCGCCTTACTCGCCCTCGCGGCCGTCTGGTTCGGCGGGCAGGCGCTACTCGGGTTTTCCGAAGACCGCATCCGGTTCGTCTCCGCCGTCACCCACGAACTACGAACCCCGCTGACCTCGCTACGCCTCTATCTCGACCTGCTCACCAGTGGACTCATCTCCGACCCCGAGCAGCAAAAGGAGTACCTCACCACCCTGACCGCCGAGTCCGACCGATTGAACCGACTGATCGAGAACGTCCTCGATTTCGCCCGCCTGGAGAAACGGTCGTCCGCCCGGGCAACGCTCCAGGCGACGAACGTGGCCAACCTGCTCGACGAGATCCGACGGACGTGGGCCGACCGCTGCGCGGCGGACGGCAAAGAACTGGTGGTGATCTCGACGTTGCCCGCGGATCAGGCGGCGCACACGGACATCCGGGTCGCCGCACAAATCATCGGCAACCTGATCGACAACGCCCGGAAGTACAGCCGCGACGCGGCCGACGCCCGAATCTGGGTCTGGGCCAAACCCGGCCGTCGGAAACGACTGGTGATCGAAGTGGAGGACCGCGGACCCGGGGTGCCGGCGCGAGAGCAGCGATCCGTGTTTCGCCCCTTTCGCCGCGGCAAGACCACCGACACCGTGGCGGGCGGCGCCGGCCTCGGCCTCGCGCTCGCCGTCCACTGGGCCGACCTCCTGGGCGGTAAGCTCAGCTACCGCCCGGCCGACGGCGGCGTCGGTGCGTGTTTCCGCCTCGAACTGCCCGCGAAAATGTGA
- the hflC gene encoding protease modulator HflC: MKRLILFVVLPLVLLLWGRTAFYAVDYAEFAYVTRFGEPVATHDGTADAGLHVKWPWPVDSVLRIDHRLQTFDLPAVESLTRDPKNKTVDKTLAADAFVTWRVPDAAAADRFVRTVGTPEQARRVLGPRINGRLATVISNMPIDELIAVADERAIDARTDTLRRRLLGEEGTGERVREAVLAEYGIEIVDLRLRRFSYPEAVRASIAERIRSERARKVADYESEGRKRATDILSSAEKEARTIEADARAQKQLTEGRADVEADRIRNDAHARDRDFYVFLQKLKAYQLVLSDTRDVLLLSTKHPLFDLLLNPPKAPDQKPAPKQP, translated from the coding sequence ATGAAACGGCTCATCCTCTTCGTTGTTCTCCCGCTCGTTCTGCTCCTTTGGGGCCGGACCGCGTTTTACGCCGTGGACTACGCCGAATTCGCGTACGTCACGCGGTTCGGCGAGCCGGTCGCCACGCACGACGGGACGGCGGACGCCGGGTTGCACGTGAAGTGGCCGTGGCCAGTCGATTCGGTGCTGCGCATCGACCACCGGCTTCAGACGTTCGATCTGCCGGCCGTCGAATCCCTGACCCGCGACCCCAAGAACAAGACGGTCGACAAGACACTCGCCGCGGACGCCTTCGTGACCTGGCGCGTTCCGGACGCGGCGGCGGCCGACCGGTTCGTCCGCACCGTCGGCACCCCCGAGCAGGCCCGCCGGGTACTCGGCCCCCGCATCAACGGGCGGCTCGCAACCGTCATCAGCAACATGCCGATCGACGAACTCATTGCGGTGGCCGACGAGCGGGCAATCGACGCCCGGACCGACACCCTGCGGCGCCGCTTACTCGGCGAGGAGGGGACGGGCGAGCGGGTCCGGGAAGCGGTTCTGGCCGAGTACGGGATCGAGATCGTCGATCTGCGCCTCCGCCGGTTCAGTTACCCGGAAGCGGTCCGGGCGAGTATCGCCGAACGCATTCGGAGCGAACGGGCTCGTAAGGTGGCCGATTACGAGAGCGAAGGGCGGAAGCGCGCGACGGACATCCTGAGTTCGGCCGAGAAGGAAGCCCGGACGATCGAAGCGGACGCCCGCGCCCAGAAGCAACTCACCGAGGGCCGCGCTGACGTGGAAGCGGACCGCATCCGCAACGACGCCCACGCCCGGGACCGTGACTTTTACGTGTTCTTGCAGAAATTGAAGGCTTACCAACTCGTATTGAGCGACACGCGAGATGTGTTGTTGCTGTCGACCAAGCACCCACTCTTCGACCTGCTCCTCAACCCTCCGAAAGCGCCCGACCAGAAGCCGGCTCCCAAACAACCTTAG
- a CDS encoding anti-sigma factor family protein, whose amino-acid sequence MADAPKPPTGPDRRNAPGTPPPPVPPAAARAGDPDPDADLIAYLDGELDGAAARAVEARLASDPDARTKAEAYKKTFAMLDFLPKPEPSADFTTRTVTRLQPVVGSRSPSTSLPLATPVVAAPAGSAPVAPAVSQSGLASVQSTIVPAISRRLGWLGGLTWLLAGVVAAAGGYAAHAVLKPYVSPAPREPDELALSDLRVIEHLPLYLGVDDLDFLRQLDDPDLVSSDSPLFVVPAPVTMGTPAPAGAPARTETNRPEIPAATRDKLIAQFKSFPPARQQQLRQIDEQLHALPPADLEHFLRLLEGYAVWLDRLPDADRKEILTAPTPAARIEAVHQVHERAWRDSLPARVRDSFKHVADDKEKLRLVETWRQVERTRRDEWALARRQWDSVNTADRKPWPFSEPTLAKGVDEYIKTILKADITVKGEMPAGCRISRDEWLELKARAEAAQKDGKWFLYGLWIYQLANRHPYSPEPADKLPLTEPAQLPREFHQELRRKNLYVANEKRTTRGRWPEFALEVVDLAGKNGVRVPDALGPCRPGEFNATVNEFLSAKLIPRLTATERETLKKLEGKWPDYPKQVGALARKHDEPIPTVMLPGKPSLWSKYYSLTPRRP is encoded by the coding sequence ATGGCTGACGCTCCGAAACCGCCGACCGGCCCAGACCGTCGGAACGCGCCGGGCACTCCCCCGCCCCCGGTGCCGCCGGCGGCCGCCCGCGCCGGCGACCCCGACCCGGACGCCGACCTCATCGCCTATCTCGATGGCGAACTGGATGGGGCTGCCGCCCGCGCCGTTGAAGCCCGGCTCGCCAGCGACCCGGACGCCCGGACCAAGGCCGAGGCGTACAAAAAAACGTTCGCAATGCTGGATTTCCTACCCAAACCCGAGCCGTCGGCGGATTTCACGACGCGGACCGTGACCCGCCTCCAGCCGGTCGTCGGCTCGCGTTCGCCGTCCACTTCGTTGCCGCTGGCGACCCCCGTCGTCGCCGCGCCCGCCGGATCCGCCCCCGTCGCGCCGGCGGTCAGTCAGTCAGGGTTGGCATCCGTTCAATCGACGATCGTGCCGGCGATTTCTCGCCGGCTCGGGTGGCTCGGCGGACTCACGTGGCTCCTCGCCGGTGTCGTGGCCGCGGCCGGCGGTTATGCCGCCCACGCGGTCCTGAAGCCCTACGTTTCACCCGCGCCGCGCGAGCCGGACGAACTCGCACTGTCCGACCTCCGCGTGATCGAACACCTCCCGCTCTACCTCGGCGTCGACGACCTCGATTTCCTCCGCCAACTCGATGACCCCGATCTGGTCAGCTCGGACTCGCCGTTGTTCGTTGTCCCAGCGCCGGTAACGATGGGAACACCCGCGCCCGCCGGAGCACCCGCGCGAACCGAAACGAACCGGCCCGAAATTCCCGCGGCTACCCGCGACAAACTCATTGCGCAGTTCAAATCCTTTCCGCCGGCTCGACAACAGCAACTACGTCAGATCGACGAACAGTTGCACGCCCTGCCCCCCGCGGACCTGGAGCACTTCCTGCGCTTACTCGAAGGGTACGCGGTTTGGCTCGACCGGTTGCCCGACGCTGACCGCAAGGAAATCCTGACCGCCCCGACCCCGGCGGCCCGGATCGAGGCTGTGCATCAGGTCCACGAGCGGGCCTGGCGGGACAGCCTACCGGCCCGCGTACGCGACAGCTTCAAGCACGTGGCGGACGACAAGGAAAAGCTCCGGCTCGTGGAGACCTGGCGCCAAGTCGAGCGGACCCGGCGGGACGAATGGGCCCTGGCCCGACGACAATGGGACTCGGTCAACACGGCCGACCGTAAGCCGTGGCCGTTTTCGGAACCGACCCTCGCGAAGGGGGTCGACGAGTACATCAAGACCATTCTGAAAGCAGACATCACCGTCAAAGGTGAGATGCCGGCCGGTTGCCGGATCAGCCGCGATGAATGGCTGGAACTCAAAGCCCGGGCTGAGGCCGCCCAGAAGGACGGCAAATGGTTCCTCTACGGGCTGTGGATCTATCAGCTCGCAAACAGGCACCCCTATTCTCCGGAGCCAGCCGATAAGCTTCCGCTCACGGAACCCGCCCAGCTACCCAGAGAGTTTCACCAGGAATTGCGCCGTAAAAACCTCTACGTCGCTAACGAAAAGCGGACCACCCGTGGGAGATGGCCGGAATTCGCGCTCGAAGTCGTCGACCTCGCGGGGAAAAATGGAGTCCGCGTACCCGACGCTCTCGGGCCCTGTCGACCCGGCGAATTCAACGCAACCGTGAACGAGTTCTTGTCCGCCAAACTCATCCCCAGGTTGACCGCGACCGAGCGCGAGACGTTGAAAAAGCTCGAGGGCAAATGGCCCGATTATCCGAAGCAAGTCGGCGCTCTCGCGCGCAAACACGACGAGCCCATACCCACCGTCATGCTGCCCGGCAAACCGAGTCTTTGGTCCAAGTATTACTCCCTCACCCCCCGGCGGCCGTGA
- a CDS encoding response regulator transcription factor: protein MPKARIVVVEDEPAIRRGVVDALRLTGYDVAEAADGVAGLTEAAAGGVDLVLLDLLLPKRDGMEVLAELRRVCPTRPVIILTARGGEEDRVRGLKMGADDYVVKPFSARELLARVEAVLRRTLKTSAVVVTVHLGRAVIDLRRREIRWSATERIDLSETEAALLQYLATNRDRAVSREELLGRVWGIGTAGLETRAVDMHVARLRVKLKDPSGDDHPEAIVTVRAHGYMAGPGLSVPEDGP, encoded by the coding sequence ATGCCGAAAGCCCGCATCGTCGTGGTCGAAGACGAACCGGCGATCCGCCGCGGGGTCGTGGACGCGCTGCGGCTGACGGGCTACGACGTGGCCGAGGCGGCGGACGGGGTGGCCGGCTTGACCGAGGCCGCGGCCGGCGGCGTCGATCTGGTGCTGCTCGACCTGCTATTGCCTAAGCGAGACGGGATGGAAGTGCTGGCCGAACTCCGCCGCGTTTGTCCCACCCGGCCGGTGATCATCCTGACCGCCCGGGGAGGCGAAGAAGACCGGGTCCGCGGGCTCAAGATGGGCGCGGACGACTACGTGGTGAAGCCGTTCTCCGCCCGGGAACTGCTCGCCCGGGTCGAGGCCGTTTTGCGGCGCACACTCAAGACCAGCGCGGTCGTCGTGACCGTTCACCTCGGCCGGGCCGTGATCGACCTCCGCCGCCGCGAGATCCGGTGGTCGGCCACCGAGCGGATCGACCTGTCCGAAACTGAAGCCGCCTTGCTCCAGTACCTGGCGACGAACCGGGACCGCGCGGTGTCCCGGGAAGAACTGCTCGGCCGCGTCTGGGGTATCGGAACCGCCGGGTTGGAGACGCGGGCCGTCGATATGCACGTGGCCCGCTTGCGGGTGAAGTTAAAAGACCCCTCTGGTGATGACCACCCGGAGGCGATCGTGACTGTTCGGGCACATGGGTACATGGCCGGACCCGGTCTGAGCGTTCCGGAGGACGGCCCGTGA
- a CDS encoding PadR family transcriptional regulator translates to MDSGELSDFNFFEDRGEDMRGDWHGRGGGHRHGRGGDFGGSHGRGPGRLLEQGDLRWLTLDLIATQPRHGYEIIKAIADALNGHYTPSPGVIYPTLTLLEETGLIVSEAQGTKKLYRLTDEGRAEMDAHAADIRAAKARLEEANARFGGSPAPELVRAMNNLRAALQVRMSKGEISAAALGAITAALDRAAGEIERS, encoded by the coding sequence GTGGACTCCGGCGAGTTGTCAGACTTCAACTTCTTCGAGGACAGGGGTGAAGACATGCGGGGTGATTGGCATGGCCGGGGCGGCGGTCATCGCCACGGGCGGGGCGGGGACTTCGGCGGCTCGCACGGTCGCGGTCCGGGGCGGTTGCTCGAGCAGGGCGACCTCCGGTGGCTGACGCTGGACCTCATCGCTACGCAACCGCGACACGGCTACGAGATCATCAAGGCGATCGCGGACGCCCTGAACGGCCATTACACGCCGAGCCCGGGGGTCATTTACCCGACGCTCACGCTGCTGGAAGAGACCGGTCTTATCGTCAGCGAGGCGCAGGGCACGAAAAAGCTCTACCGTCTGACCGACGAGGGGCGGGCCGAGATGGACGCCCACGCCGCCGATATTCGCGCCGCCAAGGCTCGACTCGAAGAAGCGAACGCCCGCTTCGGGGGCAGTCCCGCACCCGAACTGGTTCGCGCGATGAATAACCTGCGTGCGGCCCTGCAGGTCCGCATGTCGAAGGGAGAAATCTCAGCCGCGGCACTCGGCGCGATCACTGCCGCACTCGACCGCGCGGCGGGTGAGATTGAGCGGAGTTGA